One stretch of Deltaproteobacteria bacterium DNA includes these proteins:
- a CDS encoding UvrD-helicase domain-containing protein, whose protein sequence is MNSQSLVAKLNPPQQEAVLHTEGPLLVFAGAGSGKTRVLTHRIAYLIQEKGVSPWNIFAVTFTNKAAGEMKERIGHLLGSRADDVWISTFHSSGVKILRRHAEKIGLGPYFTIFDDSDQMTLIKEALETLNINPKIYSPRSVQAKINNAKNELISPENYSKKYNDFFDEKVAQVYSWYEEKLRKNNSVDFGDLLLLPVRLFEQHPEILKLYQDRFRYLLVDEYQDTNHAQYRLIKLLAQAHHNLCVVGDDDQSIYRWRGADIKNILDFELDFKDATVIKLEQNYRSTQTILKAAHAVVNQIEGRRPKQLWTENDEGEKITLFTSKSEKGEASFVVQKIKETSERENISLNQFALFYRTNAQSRVFEDELRKHNLPYIIVGGTRFYDRLEIKDMLAYLYIISNPQDSLHLKRIINVPGRGIGKTSIEKLESLASARGLNLFDALSFPQEAGIAGKTAQEVLKFLELLKTLRTSLEDQNLSSRSATPERDPVGLPLASTGSLASLEMTNNKKLSEWVKSLMEATGYIAELKAEKTIEAESRLENLQELLSVVADFEISNPQGTLSHFLEQITLASDLDKMEDGKGVLPLMTLHLAKGLEFNYVFLVGLEEGLFPHTRSFESPEEMNEERRLMYVGMTRAKKELFMSHAQTRLLYGREQWNLPSRFLEDVPKNLLHLQEEQATSSRSGMGNHTVDNSSSASATNSDNPYQVGRKVKHPIFGFGTIKVFEGNVSDAKLTVLFQNGELKRLLVKYANLQLM, encoded by the coding sequence TGGAACATTTTTGCGGTCACCTTTACCAACAAAGCCGCCGGGGAAATGAAAGAGCGCATTGGACATCTACTCGGCTCACGAGCGGATGATGTCTGGATTTCCACCTTTCATTCTTCGGGTGTAAAAATCTTGAGGAGGCATGCCGAAAAAATCGGGCTGGGGCCCTATTTCACTATCTTTGACGATAGCGATCAAATGACTCTCATCAAAGAGGCCTTGGAAACACTCAATATCAATCCGAAGATTTATAGCCCGCGCAGTGTTCAGGCAAAAATAAACAATGCGAAAAATGAACTTATCTCGCCTGAAAACTATAGCAAAAAATATAATGATTTTTTTGATGAAAAGGTCGCCCAGGTTTACAGCTGGTATGAAGAAAAGTTGCGCAAAAATAATTCCGTCGATTTTGGAGACCTACTCTTATTGCCCGTCCGACTTTTTGAACAACATCCCGAGATTTTAAAACTGTATCAAGATCGTTTTCGCTATCTTCTGGTGGATGAATACCAAGACACCAACCATGCCCAATACCGTCTCATCAAACTGCTTGCACAAGCTCATCATAATTTATGTGTCGTGGGAGATGACGATCAATCCATCTACCGCTGGCGGGGGGCGGATATTAAAAATATTCTGGATTTCGAGCTCGATTTTAAAGATGCCACGGTCATCAAGCTGGAACAGAATTATCGCTCCACTCAAACGATTCTCAAAGCCGCTCATGCAGTGGTCAACCAAATTGAGGGAAGACGCCCCAAACAGCTTTGGACCGAAAATGACGAAGGTGAAAAAATTACGCTCTTCACTTCTAAAAGTGAAAAAGGGGAAGCGTCATTTGTAGTCCAGAAAATTAAGGAGACTAGTGAAAGAGAAAATATTTCTCTCAATCAATTCGCCCTCTTTTACAGAACCAATGCACAGTCGCGGGTGTTTGAAGATGAACTGCGCAAGCACAATCTGCCTTATATCATCGTCGGAGGAACCCGCTTTTACGACCGACTCGAAATTAAAGACATGCTGGCTTATTTGTATATCATTTCAAATCCTCAAGATAGTCTTCATCTCAAACGAATTATCAATGTGCCAGGCCGTGGCATCGGAAAAACAAGTATTGAAAAATTGGAGAGCCTTGCGAGCGCACGTGGCCTCAATCTTTTTGACGCACTGTCTTTCCCTCAGGAAGCAGGCATCGCCGGGAAGACTGCTCAGGAAGTTTTGAAATTTTTGGAATTATTAAAAACTTTAAGAACAAGCTTAGAAGATCAGAATCTGTCATCTCGATCCGCAACGCCGGAGAGAGATCCCGTTGGTCTTCCACTTGCATCCACTGGATCTCTCGCTTCACTCGAGATGACAAACAATAAAAAACTTTCAGAATGGGTAAAGAGTTTAATGGAAGCTACAGGCTATATTGCAGAACTCAAAGCCGAGAAAACCATTGAAGCCGAAAGTCGTCTCGAAAATTTACAAGAACTTTTGAGCGTAGTCGCCGATTTTGAAATTTCTAATCCTCAAGGAACACTCAGTCACTTTTTGGAACAAATCACCCTCGCTTCTGATCTGGATAAAATGGAAGACGGCAAAGGCGTGCTCCCCTTGATGACTCTGCATTTGGCAAAAGGACTGGAATTTAATTATGTCTTTTTAGTGGGCCTGGAAGAAGGTCTATTTCCTCACACGCGCTCCTTTGAAAGCCCCGAAGAAATGAATGAAGAACGCCGGCTGATGTATGTAGGGATGACCCGAGCCAAAAAAGAATTATTTATGAGTCATGCTCAAACACGACTTTTGTATGGAAGGGAACAGTGGAATCTCCCCTCACGATTTTTGGAAGACGTCCCCAAAAACTTACTCCATCTTCAAGAGGAACAGGCTACGTCTTCAAGAAGTGGAATGGGGAATCATACGGTGGACAACAGCTCATCCGCTTCCGCTACCAATAGTGACAATCCTTACCAAGTCGGACGAAAGGTAAAACACCCTATTTTTGGTTTTGGGACTATTAAAGTTTTTGAGGGAAATGTCAGTGATGCCAAGCTGACGGTGTTGTTTCAAAATGGGGAGTTGAAGCGATTACTGGTGAAGTATGCGAATTTGCAGTTGATGTAG
- a CDS encoding class I SAM-dependent RNA methyltransferase gives MIPPSPHILCPYFGTCGGCSYQHLPYAEELRFKEEELKALFLKEDFQITESTFLPILPSPKEYHYRHRLDISLRKDKRREYFFGFVSEAPKRILAIESCAIAMEQLSDFIPQLREAAIARLPANYKIASIVAKVSEEGKIYWGGIGRKSLVQKPEDYLFTEVEGQKIYFSLSTFFQANFSILSPLYKKLLELQNWNSETLFLDLYGGVGLFSILMARHIKEVWMIEEHPYSIGLAKYNQEQHQMKSWKIIEGRVEDLLENLLQKADLTNTVALVDPPRKGLHEQAANCLAQSSLKTLFYLSCHPVSLIRDLKILIQAGWQIDKIFPCDFFPKTHHLETLVKLERWQSG, from the coding sequence ATGATACCCCCCTCCCCCCATATTCTCTGTCCCTACTTCGGCACCTGCGGTGGCTGCAGTTACCAGCATTTGCCCTATGCAGAAGAACTTCGCTTCAAAGAAGAAGAACTGAAAGCTCTTTTTTTGAAAGAAGATTTTCAAATTACCGAGTCTACCTTTCTACCGATTCTTCCCTCGCCCAAAGAATATCACTACCGTCATCGACTCGACATCAGCCTGAGAAAAGACAAAAGACGAGAATACTTTTTCGGATTTGTTAGCGAAGCCCCCAAAAGAATATTAGCGATTGAAAGCTGTGCCATTGCGATGGAACAACTTTCAGACTTCATTCCTCAGCTACGAGAAGCAGCTATTGCCAGACTTCCCGCCAATTACAAGATTGCCAGCATCGTGGCAAAAGTGAGTGAAGAGGGTAAAATTTATTGGGGAGGCATTGGAAGAAAATCACTCGTTCAAAAACCGGAAGATTATCTCTTTACTGAAGTTGAAGGACAAAAAATCTATTTTTCTCTCTCCACTTTTTTTCAGGCCAATTTTTCCATTTTGAGTCCTCTCTATAAAAAACTTTTAGAATTGCAAAATTGGAATTCCGAAACCCTTTTTCTGGATTTATATGGCGGCGTAGGGCTTTTTTCTATTTTAATGGCCAGGCATATCAAAGAGGTTTGGATGATTGAAGAACATCCCTATTCCATTGGGCTGGCGAAATATAATCAGGAACAGCATCAGATGAAGAGCTGGAAAATAATTGAAGGCCGTGTAGAAGATTTACTTGAAAATTTATTACAGAAAGCAGATTTAACTAATACAGTGGCTTTGGTAGACCCCCCTCGAAAGGGGCTTCATGAGCAGGCCGCAAATTGCCTGGCTCAATCGAGCTTGAAAACCCTGTTTTATCTTTCTTGTCATCCTGTGAGCCTCATTCGAGATCTAAAAATCTTGATTCAGGCAGGATGGCAGATAGACAAAATTTTTCCCTGTGATTTTTTTCCAAAGACCCATCATTTGGAAACCTTGGTAAAGTTGGAGAGATGGCAGAGTGGTTGA
- a CDS encoding ArsR family transcriptional regulator — translation MLQIVSENKAVTPEYEKALDTFIQAAGKISANMLGMVSKVGGQIYALLFLSSKPLSLDEIADHLKTSKSNVSINIRLLEKCKLVQKVWVKGTRKDYYEAKREYPKQVFRDFFDRLRTGVDESIRIINKCKNLFQKIENSKATAPEDLSFLLNQLKILSTFYEGASRVFENFYQGKSVDIELIRKIIFED, via the coding sequence ATGTTACAGATTGTCAGCGAAAACAAAGCCGTTACTCCCGAATATGAAAAAGCCCTGGATACCTTTATTCAGGCTGCCGGAAAAATATCGGCCAATATGCTGGGGATGGTGAGTAAGGTGGGAGGGCAAATTTATGCCCTGCTTTTTCTTTCTTCCAAACCCCTTTCACTGGATGAGATTGCAGACCATCTCAAGACCAGCAAATCGAATGTGAGCATCAACATTCGTTTGTTAGAAAAATGTAAGCTGGTTCAAAAAGTTTGGGTGAAAGGCACTCGCAAAGATTATTACGAGGCCAAGAGGGAATATCCCAAACAAGTGTTCCGAGATTTTTTTGATCGCTTGCGAACCGGGGTGGATGAAAGCATTCGCATTATCAATAAGTGTAAAAACCTTTTTCAGAAAATAGAGAATAGCAAAGCAACAGCTCCCGAAGACTTGAGTTTTCTATTGAACCAACTAAAAATTCTTTCCACCTTTTACGAAGGCGCCAGCCGGGTGTTTGAGAATTTTTATCAAGGGAAGTCCGTGGACATTGAGCTCATCCGCAAAATCATTTTTGAGGATTAG